CGCGGCCTACTACGATGGCTACAACGGCGGCCGGGCCGAGAAGGGCAAGGTGCGCTTCCCCACTGCCGTCGATGTCGGCGATGGCGTGTGGTGGGACGACCTGGGCATCAAGGGCGACCAGGCCACCGTCGAGATTACATTCCTATGGCTGGGCCGCGACCCACTCGCAGCCGAGCCGCCACCGCCGCCGCAGGCGACACCCGAGGCCACGCCCGCGCCAACCGAGCCACCGCAGGCGACACCCGAGGCCACGCCCGCACCAACCGAGCCGCCGCAGGCGACACCCGAGGCCACGCCCGCGCCAACCGAGCCGCCGCAGGCGACACCCGAGGCCACGCCCGCACCAACCGAGCCGCCGCAGGCGACACCCGAGGCCACGCCCGCACCAACCGAGCCGCCGCAGGCGACACCCGAGGCCACGCCCGCGCCAACCGAGCCGCCGCCCCAGCCGAGCGAAGTCGTAGCCGACACGCAGACACCCATGTTCAAAGGGCAAGCGGCGGTCGCCTGGTACGATGGGCCGAAAAGCTGCGGTGCAGGCGGGCACGCATACTGGACCTACACCACCACCGACCCGGCCGAGAGCGAGAACAGCGGCGAGTGGCGGCCGGCGCTCACCGCCGAGGCCATGTACGACGTGTACGTCAGCATCCCGGCCTGCGCCACCAAAAAGCCCAACACCACCAGCGCACGCTACATCGTCCACCACCGCGACGGCACACAAGCGGTGGTGATCGACCAGGCCGCCGGCAAGGGCAGCTGGGTGTTGCTCGGGCGGTTCCCATTCCGCGCCGGCAGCGATGGCTTCGTTGAGCTGCGCGATGTGGCTGGGGATCGCATGCGGACGATCTGGTTTGATGCGTTGCGCTGGGTGCCAGTGCAGTAGAGTCCGTGTTTCTGTGTGTGTTCCACACGTGGAGCGTGGGGCTACGCGCCCCGCACGCACGCGGGGCCTGCGCGCCCCGAGACGCATGCGGGGGCTACGCGCCCCCGCACCCCGCGGCAGGGGCCGCCGCCGGCCCCTGCACCCCGCCGCCGGGGTTTCACCCCGGACCCCCTATTTTGCGCTGTCGTATATGCATCGTTCTGCGCGCATGCCTCGGGGCATCCCAAATGATTGTTGGCAAAAAACATGCGTGCTTCGGTGCGCACCAACCGAGTCGCTCGGCCATGGCATGAGTCGATACGCAGTGGGGTGGGATGGCCTCCTTTGCCGGAGGGGTTTTAGGGGAACCGGCTCGGTTCCCCTCATCGGGGGGCCGGGGGCGAAGCGCCCCGGAGGCGACGCGCCCCGGAAAGCCTGATCGGGAGTGCGGGGGCGAAGCGCCCCGTAAGGGCGGATCGATGTATCCGCCCTCAGCGGGGGCCGGGGGCGCAGCACCCGCATAAGGCACTGCGCGCAGGCCTCGGGGCAGCCCGACGAAGCATTGGCACATGGATGCGTGCTTCGGTCCGCACCACCTGAGTCACTCGGCCATGGCATGAGTCGATGCGCTTCAGGCTGGGATAGCCTCGCTTGCCGGAGGGGTTTTAGGGGAACCGGCTCGGTTCCCCTCATCGGGGGGCCGGGGGCGAAGCGCCCCGGAGCATCCCAGCGGGGGCCGGGGGCGAAGCGCCCCGGAGGCGACGCGCCCCGGAAAGCCTGATCGGGAGTGCGGGGGCAAAGCGCCCCGTAAGGGCGGATCGATGTATCCGCCCTCAGCGGGTAGCGGGAGCACGGGGGCGCAGCACCCGCATAAGGCACTGCGCGCATGCCTCAGGGCAGCCCGACGAAGCATTGGCACATGGATGCGTGCTTCGGTGCGCACCAACCGAGTCGCTCGGCCATGGCATGAGTTGATGCGCAGTGGGTTGGGATGGCCTCCTTTGCCGGAGGGGTTTTAGGGGAACCGGCTCGGTTCCCCTCATCGGGGGGCCGGGGGCGACGCGCCCCGGAGCATCCCGGCTGAGGGGCCGGGGGCGACGCGCCCCGCTGGGGCGGATCGACGTATCCGCCCCAGCGGGGGCCGGGGGCAAAGCATAAAACTAGGCCACACGCACCGCCACCAGAGTCATATCATCGTGCTGCGGCGCCGCAGCGCTGAACGCCGCGACCGCAGCGATGATCCGATCGACCACCTGGGCCGGGGGCAGCCCGCCGCTGTCGCGCATGATCGCCTCGAGCCGCTCGAATCCGAATAGCGTACGCTGGGCGTCGCGCGCCTCAACGATCCCATCGGTATAGAACAGCAGCAGGTCGCCGGCCTCGAGCGCCAGCTCGAGCGTGCTGTAGGGCGTGTCGGGCAGGATGCCCAGCGGCAGCGTGTTACCGGGCACCTCGAGGTACTCAATCCGGCCGTCGGCGCGGCGCAAGATCGGCGCGAGCTGGCCAGCGTTGGCCAGCGCCAACCGCCGCTGCCGCAGGTCGAGCGTGGCGTAGCACATGGCCACAAACGCGCGCGCCGGGATGTCGAGCGCAATCCAGCGGTTGGTCTCGCGCATCACCTCGCGCGGCGTCTGGTGGTCGCGCGCCTCCGAGCGGGCGATCGAGCGCGCCACGGCCATGAGCATAGCCGCCGGGATGCTCTTGCCCGACGCGTCGCCGATGATAAAGCTGATCAGGCTACTCGGCTGGGCAGCGCGCACGTCGCCGGCCGGGCCATCTGCGTCAAGCACGATCACATCATAGAAGTCGCCGCCGGTCTCGCGCGCGGGCAGGCACCGCGCGGCCATATCGAGCCCAGGCACCAGCGGCAGCGCGCGCGGGAACAGGTTGCGCTGGATCTGGCCGGCGATCTCAAGCTCCTGCTCGACACGCGTCACCGACTCCTGGTACAGCCGCGCGTTTTCCATGGCCACGGCCGCCTGGCTGGCGAACGCCAGCGCCACCTCGGCGTCGCGCGCGGTGAAGCGGTGGGGGCTGTGCGCGCTGATGTTCAACACGCCCAGCACCTGGCCCTTGGCGATCAGCGGCGCGCCCAGCCACGAGCGCAGCGGCAGCTGCTCGGGTGTCGGCGACCACTCCGCCGCGCTGTGGGTATCGCCGATCACCAGCGGCACGCGCTGGCGCACCACCAGCGCTGCGGCGTTGAGCTGCTCGAGCGGGAAGCTGGTGTTGGCGGAGGCCCCGGTGCTGGCCGGCTTGCCCTGCAACGCCATGCGAAACTGGTCGCCCTGGAGCAGCAAGATCGAGGCGGTGTCGTAGGGGATCACCTCGCGCAGCTCGCGCAGAATAATATGCGGCACCTCGTCGGGGTCGAACGACGAGCTGATCACGCGCGCCACCTCGCGCAGCGTGTCTGCCGTGCGGCGGGCGGCCTGCTCGGCCGCAAACAGGCGCGCATTCTCGGCCAGCTGGCGCTCGCGCTCTTCGAACAGCCGCACCTTCTGCACCCCCAGGCTCAGGTGGCTGGCCACCTGGCTCAACAGATCGAGCGTGCGCTGGTCGTACTGCGCCGGCCGGTAGTCCTGCACCGAGATCACGCCGATCGGCTGGCCCTCTTTGGCCACGAGCGGCACGCCGATCCAGGCGCGGGTGTTGTTCTCGGCCTGAAACAGCTGGGCGGCCACGCCCATGCCGATCAGCTCATCGCGCTGGGCCAGCAGGTCGTCGATGCGCAGGGCGCGGCGATGCTCAAGCACCCACTGGGTCAGGCTGCCGGGCACCGGCCGCTGGCCGCGCCAGGTGTCGGTTAGGCGCGTGCCGCGGTCGATGTAGGCCGAATGCGTGATCACGTGCGTCTCGACCTCGCAGATCACGATATAGAACACCGGCGCGTTGGTCAGGATCTGCAGCTGCTCGTACACCTGCTCGATCATCTGCTCGAAGTCGTACGAGGCGCTCACCAGCTGGCCGATCTGGCCAATTGCGTCGAGCTCGCGGATGCGCCGCTCGCGCTCGCTGAGCAGGCGCACATGCTGCACGTGCAGGGCCACCTGGTGGGCGGCATCGCGCAGAAAGTGCTCGTCGCGCTCGCTAAACGCGGCCGGCGTGTAGCTCTGGATGCCGATCATGCCGATCACCTGGCCGGCGCGGTCGAGCAGCGGCACGCCCAGCCAGGTGGCCGCCGGCCGGTTGGCGCCGATGATGTATTCGGCCAGGCCGGGGTACTGCCCGATCTCGGCCGGGAGGTCGCGCAGGTGCAGCGTGCGACGCTCGCGGATCACCCAGTGCGAGAGCGCACCGGGCGGCATGGGCTGATCCTTGAAGTAGGTGTACTCCTGGCCCTCGTCGATGCCGATGCCATCGGTGATCAGCTGGCGCTCGCTGTCGTAGACGATCATCAGGAACGCGTCGAGGCGCATGAACCCGTGCAGCGCCTCGTGAACCTGGCGCAGCAGGGTTGGCAAATCGCGCGCGGTGGCGGCAGTCTGGCCGATCCGGCTCAGCGCGCGCAGCTCGGCGATCTGGCGCTCGCGCTCGGCAAATAGCCGGCTGTTCTCAACCGCAATCGCCAGCTGGTGCCCAAATACCCGCGCCAGGTCGAGCTGGTCGGGCGTGAATGTGCGCGCCTCGGTGCCCAGCAGCACCAGCGCGCCGACGGTCTGATCGCCGAAGCGCAGCGGCACGCCCAGCAGCGACTCGAAGGTCTGTTGTGGGCCGAGGATCGACTGGTTGCGCAGGTTGTTGGGGATCACCAGCAGCTGGTGGTTGGTCAGCACCTGCTCGAACGGCGTGGCGCGCGCGGGCAGCCGCTCGGCGGCGCGCACGTACGCGTCGGTCAGGCCGTGGTGCGCCAGCATCACCAGCTCGCCGGCCTGGTGATCGAGCAGGCGGATGTTGCCGCCCTGCATACCCAGCAGCGGCATGATCAGCGCCAGCGCGTGATCGAGCAGCTCGGGCAGCGGGCGCTGCTCAACCAGCTCGGCCGCGAGCGCGCTCAGGGCGGCCAGCTCGCCGGTGCGCGCGGCCACGCGCGTGGCCAGGGCGTGGCTCAGCGCGCGCTGCTGCTGCGCGAGGTCGACATTCTCGAGCGCCACGCCGACGATATCGCCAAGCCGCTCGAGCAGCTCGAGGTCGGCCGGGCCATAGCGGCCAGGCTGGTAGCTCTGCACCGACACCACGCCAACCACGGCGCTGCCGATCAGCAGGGGGATGCCCATCCAGGCGCGCGAGCGCTGGTGCATGTTGCCAAAGCGGTCGGGCGCTGCCGCCAGCGCAGCCTGCTCGGCCGGCAAATCGGCGAACAGCAGCGGCGCGCGGCGCGCGAGCATCGTGCCGGTGAGCGCGCCATAGGGCATATGCTCGACATACTCGGCCTGGCCCTGGTCGAGCATATAGGCAGCGCGGAACGCCCCTGGCTCGAGCGGGTCGCACACCGCCAGGTAGCAGGCGTCGAGCTCGAAGATCGCGGTGAGCTCGTGGGCGATCACCTCGAAGATCTCGCGAAACGAGCCATGGCCACGACAGGCCAGGCTGACGGTGTAGAGCGCGTCGAGTGCGCGGCGGTAACGCTCGTGCTGCGCGCGAAATGCGTCGCGCTGCTGCTCTAGTGCGGCGAGCTGCTGGCTAGTGGCGCTGTCCGTCATAGCTGAGTTTGTCACCGGAGGATGCGGCGCGGATCGGGTTGTGTGGGTACTATAGCATAAACACGGCGCGCCGTGTAGGGTCGAATATGCAGGTTGGGTCTATGCGGGTGCTGCGCCCCGCACCCTGCCTTATGCGGGTGCTGCGCCCCGCACCCTGCCTTATGCGGGTGCTGCGCCCCCGGCCCCGCTGAGGGCGGATACGTCGATCCGCCCTTACGGGGCGCGTCGCCTCCGGGGCGCTTCGCCCCCGTGCCCCCAGCCGGGATGCTCCGGGGCGCTTCGCCCCCGTGCCCCCCGATTAGCCCTTCCGGGGCGCGTCGCCCCCGTGCCCCCCAGCCGGGATGCTCCGGGGCGCGTCGCCCCCGGCCCCCCGATGAGGCTTTCCGGGGCGCTTCGCCCCCGTGCCCCCGATTAGGGGAACCCAGCCGGTTCCCCTAATACCCCTCCGGCAAGCGAGGCCATCCCAACCCACTGCGTATCGACTCATGCCATGGCCGAGCGACTCGGTTGGTGCGCACCGAAGCACGCATGTTTTTTGCCAACGATCATTCGGGCTGCCCGGAGGCATGCGCGCCAATGGAACGTAGCCGACCAGATGATCGCCAACGATTCGTCGGGCTGCCCCGAGGCATGCGCGCAATGCCCCTTATGCGGACGCTTCGCCCCCGGTCCCCCCAGCCGGGATGCTCCGGGGCGCTTCGCCCCCGGCCCCCCGATACTCTGGGGCTGATTCGCCCCTACGTTGCGGGGTGCTGCGCCCCCGTGCCCCCCAGCCGGGATGCTCCGGGGCGCGTCGCCCCCGGCCCCCCGATGAGGGGAACCCAGCCGGTTCCCCTAAAACCCCTCCGGCAAGCGAGGCCATCCCAACCCACTGCGTATCGACTCATGCCATGGCCAATTATGGATGAGATGGCCTGCTCCAGGGTGCTACAAGAATCGAAGGGTGCTACAAGAATCGGATAGATCCTCATCCCCAAGAGAATCGGTTGGGGTACGCCAATGCTTCGTCGGGCTGCCCCGAGGCATGTGCGCCAATGGAACGTAGCCGACCGGATGATCGCCAACGATCATTCGGGCTGCCCTAAGGCATGCGCGCAGAACGGTGCGCATACGACAGCCTCAAATAGGGGGTCCGGGGTGAAACCCCGGCGGCGGGGTGCAGGGGCCGGCGGCGGCCCCTGCCGCGGGGCACGGGGGCGCGTAGCCCCCGCATGCGTCTCGGGGCCGCGTAGGCCCCCGCATACGCCTCAGCGGCACGCTACTACCGATCACATACCAGTGGCGACGCCTCTGCGTCGGTGTGACACACCACACGCTGCGGGTTCGCGGCCGCCAGCGCCTCAACCCAGCTCATCGCGGTGGCGGCGGGCACGCGCAGCGCCGGGTACACCGCCGCCAGGTTACGCCGGTACCACGCGAAGTCGAGCAGCGGATCGACCAGTACGGCCAGGTCGGGCCGGCGCCCCAGCGCGTAGTGGTAGTACCAGAGCGGAAACGCATCGAGGTCGCCGTCGGCGACGACTAGCGCGCCGGGGGGCGCCGCCGCCAGCGCGCGCTCGGCAAATACGATCGCGCGGCGGTCGCCGCTGGCATCGACCTGCGGCAGGATCGTCAGTGCGCGCCACGCCAGCAGTGCGGCCAGCCCGATCGCCGCCGCCGGCGCGGCCAGCCGGTGCAGCCGCCGCAGCAGGCTCAGCGCCAGCCCCACGCCCAGGCCGGCCCAGATCGCGACGATCATGAACACCGGGATCAGGTAGTGGTACGAGTCGGCGGTGTTGTAGCCGACGGCGAAGGCCGTGTAGCCCAGCGCGGCTACTGCGCCGGCCCACACGAACATGCGCTCGCGCGGGGCGCCGTACAGCAGGCCCACCAGGCCTAGCGCCAGCCCGGCCCAGCCAAACTGGCGCAGCAGCAGGCCCGTGCTCGACGCCAACCGCCCGGCGAGCTCGTCGCGCGGCAGGCCAAACGCCAGCGGCCGATACAGCTGGCCCGACACGACCCACCACGCGCTCGCGAGGTCGCGCGGGTCGCCCCAGTTGATCGGCGGGTGCGCGGCGGCGCGCAGCGGCAGGTAGGCGTACACCAGCAGCCCGGCCGCGCCCCACAGCGCCAGCCCGCACATGCGGCGCATGCGCGCGCCGCGCGGCGCGGCGTAGAGCGCGGCCAGCAGCCATAGCCCGGCCAGCAGCGCGATCGTCAGGTGGTTGCCCAGCGCCAGCCCGATCGCCAGCGCCCATGGCGCGGCCGGCGGCGCGTGGCGCAGCTCGCGCAGCAGCAGCCACAGCGCCAGCGCCGCAAACAGCGCGTTCAGCGCGTAGACCTCGGCCACCACTGCCTGGCCCCACAGCACCGGCGTCAAGCCGAGCGCCAGCGCGGCCCCTGCCGCCGTCGCTGCGGCCAGCCAGCCCGGCAGATCGCCGGCCAGCAGCGCGCGCGTGATAGCATACACGCCCAGCGCCGCCAGCACCGCCGCCGCCGCCGAGAGCAGCGTCGTGCGGTAGGCCAGGTCGCCCAGCGGGATGAGCTGAAATAGCCGCGCGAGCAGCACATACGTCGGGTAGCCGCTCGGGTGCGGCACACCCAGCGTCGCCGCCGCCGTCACCAGGTCGCCGCTGTCCGAGCCGTCGTTGGCCCAGGTGATGCCGGGCGCCAGCGTGCGCAGGTATGCCGCCGCCAGCACCAGCGCCACCAGCACCGGTGCCGGCGCGCGCGCCCAGCCCGCGCCTGGTTGTGCCTGGGCTTCGCCCACGGCCTGTGATGATCGTTCTATCGGTGGTGTACACATCTTTGATCCATCATCGCGTATCGTCGTGCGTCGTCGTCGTTGTGCATTGCCATCGTAGAGGGCGAAGCAATGGCATGCCCCAGCCCGAGGCGTGCCGGCGGCAGGCGAGCGGGCGCGCCGTGGCGGGGGCGATTGCTTCGCCCCTACATCACATCGTCCATCGACATGTATCGTCGCGCGTCGATGCCGTCGGCGCGGATCATCGTCTATCGACATGCATCATCGCGCGTCGATGCCGTCGGCGCGGATCGATCGAACGCCATGGTGCCGCCTGGCGGCGCGGCGCACCGCCGAACAGCCTGCTGCCTGCCGTGCATCGTGCGCCTGCCCCTGAAACGACGATAGGGCAATCTGCAACGCAGACTGCCCTATCATACCCGAAGATCGCGGCCGACGACAGCCCCAACCCTCGCGAGTGGCGCACGCGCCGGTACTACCTGTCGCCCTTGTAGCGTACCGTCACGGTCGATTTGTTGTTGCTGGTCTTGGGGTCTTTGGTGCTTGAAGAGACCGTTGCGGTGTTGGAGATCGAGCCCCTGAAGTTGTCTGGCTCGATATCTACCCGCAGCGTGATCGTCACGCTCTTACCGGCGCCCAGCGTGCCGATCTTGCACGTGACTGTGCGGCCCTTTTTGCACCCCGGCCCGCTCAGGCTCTCGATTTTGAAGTACTTCGAGAGTACGTCGGTCACTACGACGTTCTGGGCGGCGATTTTCGAGTTGTTTTTCACCTTGATCGTGAAGACGAAGTCGTCGGAGTTCTTCACGGTCTTGGCACTCTTGCTGATCGAGACATCGGCCTCTTTGCAGGGCACGGTGCTCTTCTTGCAGTCTCTATCGTGCTGGGCCGGGCTAGCCCAGGCCGCCGGTGCGATGGCAAACACCATCGCGGCCAGCAAGACAAACAGCAAGGTTGCAGGTCGTGCCAGGCCTATAAGCGAACGTTTTGGCATCAGGTTACCCTCCTTATTGAACACTACGCAATGACACGATGACTTACGGTGGCAGCATCGCACCTCCCTTTACTCCTACTCGAAGATCCGGCGCCTCCACGGTATGCTGTGTGCCGGGTTGGCGGGTATGAAATCGTCAGGCTAGAGCCAATACTTTCAGATCTGCATGCGATCAGCCTGGCCATAATACAGACGCGCGGGCTTTATAGCAGTGGGCAGCAGGGAAGAGCCAGCTCGCACGGGGGGTTTCGGCATCAGCGCTGCGTACTGCTTCGCGTCTTCTCGTCTATGTGGCGGGCTAAACGGTCTCGGCGCGATCCGTGCGTCGCCGGCGAATAGGCTGCCGGCACGCTAACGCAGCACCGCCGGCTCGCCGGCCGCGCGGATCTTCAGCGGCTCGAGGGCGGTATCGCCGCAGACCAGGTGCCACAGCCCGGCGACCAGCTCGTCGGTGTGTTGGGCCAGCGCCAGGTCGATCAGCGCCGCCGCCGCACCCGGTACACCGGCGATATCGGCACCGTAGCTGCTGCTGATGCTGAACAGCTTGGGGTGCCTGGTCGCCTGCTGGATCTCGTCGGCGGCGGTGAGCTCTTCGTGCAGCTTCTCGCCCGGCCGCATCCCACTGTAGACGATCGGGATGTCGGCGCCGGGGCGCAGCCCGCGCAGGCGGATGAGCTTGTGGGCCAGGTCTTCGATCCGGATGGGCTGGCCCATGTCGAGCATGAAGATGTCGCCGCCTACGGTCATGGTCGCGGCCTGGATCACCAGGCTGACCGCTTCGGAGATACTGATGAAGTAGCGGGTCATGGCCGGGTCGGTGATCGTCACCGGCCCGCCCTGCGCGATCTGGCGCACGAACGTCGGCATCACGCTGCCGCGACTGCCCAGCACGTTGCCGAAGCGTACGGCCGTAAACAGCGGCCGCCGGTCGTCGTGCCGTGATTGGTCGGCGCTGGCCATCATCAGCAGCTCGCCGACGCGCTTGGTCGCGCCCATGATCGACGAGGGATTCACGGCTTTGTCGGTCGAGATGAATACAAAGCGTTCGACGCCGTAGCGCGCGGCCAGGCCCGATACGATCGCCGTGCCCATGACGTTCACACGCACGGCTTCGTCGGGATAGTATTCCATCATGGGTACATGTTTGTAGGCCGCCACGTGGAACACGACCTGCGGCCGGAAGCGCGCGAACAGCAGATCCATGCGCGGCTGGCTGGTCACGTCGGCCACCACCTGGCGCGCCCGCGCCTGCTGCTCGGCCGGCAGGTCGATAAACAGATCGTGAACGCCGGTCTCGTTGTTGTCGAGCATCAGCAGCTCGCGCGGGCCGAGTGCCAGCAGCTGGCGGCATAGCTCGGAGCCGATCGAGCCGGCGGCGCCGGTGACCAGCACGACCTTGCCGGCGACGATCGCGCGGCAGGCGTCGGCGTCGGTGGCGCACAGCTCGCGGCCCAGCAGGTCTTCGGGGCTGATATCGCGCAGCGGCAGCGCCCGCTCGGCCTGGCCCATGGCGCCCAGGAAGTCGGGCAGGATCTTGACCTGCGCAGGCGTGGCCAGGCACAGCGACAGCAGCTCGCGCAGGGATGGGCCGCTGATGCGGTGAATGGCGATCACCACCAGGCTGATCCCGCGCTCGGCGACGATCGCCGGGATGATCTGGCGGTCGCCGAGTACATTCGCGCCGTGCAGGCGCATATGCAGCTTCCTGGGGTCGTCGTCGACGAAGCCGGCCAGCTCGTAGCGCCGCGCCGGGTCGGCGCACAGCTGGCGCGCGATGATATTGCCAGCCTCGCCGGCACCGACGATCAGCACACGCCGGCGGTCGGGCCGGCCGATCACGCGCTGCAGCCGGCCGAGCAGGCCGGTGAGCAGCCGCTCGCGGTAGCGCGCTACCACAAATGCGGCGCAGGCGAACATGCCGCCCAGCCCGGCCACACTGATCGGGATGGGCCGGTCGGCCGACCAGAGAATGCTGCCCCACATGGTCAGCAGGGTGCTGGTAAACCCGGCCGCGCCGATCGTCAGCACCTCGTTTGCGCTGGTGTAGCGCCAGACGTAGCGGTATAGCCCGAAGGCAACATTCATGCACAGAAATAGAACGACCAGCGCCGGCAGCGCCAGCAGCAGGTAGCCCGCATCATCGGCCGGGATGCGCCCGTCGAAGCGGAAGGCCAGCGCCAGCCAGAACCCGGCCGCCACGCTGCCGGCATCGAGTACAAGCAAGGGCAGCGTCGACTCTGCCAACATTCTTTTGGGAACAATACTCATTCAACTCCTCCATCACCCTCTGGGAAGCGGCTGCAGTGCGGGCGGGCGCGCGGCGCCACAGGTCGACGTTGCAAAAAAAAAGAAGCGATCAAGTGCGGATGGCTGCGCGGGGGTGCCCCGCCAATATCAATTCAGCCCCGCTCAAGCCGGCGCGCGCGTTTCGCGCATTATCAACAGCGCCACGAGCACCAGCCACGGCGCCAGCAGCAGCAGCACTACCAGCGCGAAGGTTATATCGAACCAGCGCTTGAGCATTCCGCGCTCCTTATGCAAGGCTTCCAATTTGAATTCGGGGCGGCATGATCGATCGTGGGGTAGCTTGATTTCAAATTCGACAGCCCTCATTTCAAATTCGATGGCTCTCATTTCAAATTCGATGGCTCTCATTTCAAATTCGATGGCTCTCATTTCAAATTCGACGGCTCTCATTTCAAATTAGCGCTGCCTGGAGTGTCAACCCGCCGGTGTTGGTGTCCGAGGCGCCCCTGAAGCCGGTCATGAGCAGCCCAAATATACCTGCGCAGGCAGGCATGGGCTTCCTGGCGGCCACAATTAACCTCAATCAGGGGGCTTGATCGACCAGGGCGGGGGAGATCGAGCGATTCGACAGCGCTAATATGAAATTAGCGTGCTCTAATAAGAAATTAGCGTGCCTAAATTTGATATTAGGGGCTTTTGCGACCAAATACTCATCCCATTGGGGATGGCTGGAGCGGCCTGCGATATATGCCCTCACCCCCCTGTCCCTTTCAGGGGTAGGGGGTTTCGTTGATCGCGTTCCCAGGCGATTGGCCCTCACCCCCCTGCCCCTTTCAGGGGTAGGGGTTTCGTTGATCGCGTTCCCAGGCGATTGGCCCTCACCCCCCTGCCCCTTTCAGGGGTAGGGGTTTTCGTTGATCGCGTTCCCAGGCGATTGGCCCTCACCCCCCTGCCCCCCTCTCCCAATGTTGGGAGAGGGGGGATTCTTGTTGGCGTTCCCATGCGGCGGCAGAGCCGCCGCATGGGAACGCCACATTAATCGGCGCACCATAATCAAAAGGTACCACGCTGCCGCAGGCTAGCCACGCCGACCGCAGTAGTAGTGGCGATAGTATTATGGTTGGGCGGTCGTATAGTCAGGTCGTCTATGCAAAGGCCGTACTATTGGTTGATTCTCGAAAAGTCGTTAGGCCTGTATAGTATCCAATCGAAGCGCCGATGCAATCGTGCATCGGCCAAGCCACATTCATAAGGAAAGGTTGGAATGGCCACATCCTCAAACTACCGTGTGCCCGCAAACACGATCGCGGCCGATCGCGAGACGCTGCTAGCCCTGCAGGACATGCACGACTACCAGCCGGTGAACCCGAACCACAGCGTCTCGACGTTGATCGCACTCGAGCAGGCGCTGCGCCAGGCCGAGGCGGCGGAAGTGCGCGCTCAGCAGGCACTGGCAAGCGCGCGCGACATCGCCATCGCCGCGAGCTGGGCGTACCACAACGCGATCATTGGTGCGAAGGCCCAGGTGATCGCCCAGTTCGGCAATGACTCACTGGCGATCCAGGCGGTCGGGCTGAAGAAGCGCTCGGATCGCAAGCGTGTGACCCGCCGCACCCCGGCCGCACCCCAGGGCGAGAACTAGCCGGCAGCGCGGGTAGGCAGCAAGCGTGTCTCGACGCCACAGCCGCCGCACGACACCCAGGCGCACAGGGGTTGCGCCAGTGTACAATGCACAGTTGGATCTGCGACGGATACGGCCGCTTGCCAACATCCTGCGATCACCCCTCGAACGTGGGTGCGGTCTAACCCACCGCACCTGCTACCCCGCCGCCCAGCTACCCGATCGGCCGGGCAGGCTCCGCCACTCCGACACCACCACACCA
The sequence above is drawn from the Candidatus Kouleothrix ribensis genome and encodes:
- a CDS encoding sugar transferase yields the protein MRAIEFEMRAIEFEMRAIEFEMRAVEFEIKLPHDRSCRPEFKLEALHKERGMLKRWFDITFALVVLLLLAPWLVLVALLIMRETRAPA